Proteins encoded together in one bacterium window:
- a CDS encoding OmpA family protein has protein sequence MPTRSTLKGIAVLAACVFLGVLAGCAGLEYAPKHTLLYYHKELPAADRAVEAARAAGKDKECPAEFQAAEKAKNEAYDIYRSCRTKEGIAKANEATALAKALCPAKPVPVAAPPPPPPPPPPPPPVAPPPPAPAAEPSVSLSANPPAVDAGKCTTLFWSSENATGASINEGIGEVGKSGSRQVCPAASTLYTITAKGDGGTKTASTTVTVNPPPPPPPPAAKKVIDRLTVHVNFDTDKAIIRKADVGELKKAIDFVKKYPGYNISVEGHTDNVGKDKYNQALSERRAAAVKKYLVDNGAANADKIKPTGYGKTRPVADNKTAEGKFKNRRVEILILSE, from the coding sequence ATGCCGACTCGTTCGACGTTGAAGGGAATTGCCGTACTTGCCGCCTGCGTGTTCCTCGGCGTTCTCGCCGGCTGCGCCGGTCTCGAGTATGCCCCGAAGCACACGCTCTTGTACTACCACAAGGAACTGCCCGCCGCCGATCGGGCGGTCGAGGCGGCGAGAGCGGCGGGGAAGGACAAGGAGTGCCCCGCGGAATTCCAGGCCGCCGAGAAAGCGAAGAACGAGGCGTACGACATCTACCGGTCGTGCCGCACGAAGGAAGGGATCGCGAAGGCGAACGAGGCCACGGCTCTCGCGAAGGCGCTTTGCCCCGCGAAACCCGTCCCGGTAGCGGCGCCTCCGCCGCCTCCGCCGCCGCCCCCGCCCCCGCCTCCTGTTGCTCCTCCTCCTCCGGCACCCGCGGCCGAACCCTCCGTATCTCTTTCGGCGAACCCTCCCGCGGTGGACGCAGGGAAGTGCACCACCCTCTTTTGGTCCTCGGAAAACGCGACCGGTGCGTCGATCAACGAGGGGATCGGCGAGGTCGGGAAGAGCGGATCGCGGCAGGTGTGCCCCGCCGCCTCGACGCTCTATACGATCACCGCGAAGGGTGACGGCGGGACCAAGACGGCTTCGACGACGGTCACCGTCAATCCTCCTCCGCCTCCTCCTCCGCCTGCTGCGAAGAAAGTGATCGACCGGCTGACCGTCCACGTCAATTTCGACACGGACAAGGCGATCATCCGCAAGGCGGACGTCGGCGAACTGAAGAAGGCGATCGATTTCGTAAAGAAGTATCCGGGATACAACATCTCCGTCGAAGGGCACACGGACAACGTCGGCAAGGACAAGTACAATCAGGCCCTGTCCGAGCGGAGAGCCGCCGCCGTGAAAAAGTACCTCGTGGATAACGGCGCCGCGAATGCCGACAAGATCAAGCCGACAGGGTACGGGAAAACCCGTCCGGTCGCGGACAACAAGACGGCGGAAGGGAAGTTCAAGAACCGGAGAGTCGAGATCCTGATCCTCTCCGAGTAG
- a CDS encoding GNAT family N-acetyltransferase, with translation MPDLLVKLYELNLAPTELPGVTIRRPMPHEMGVVRRWIARTFGEGWGEEFVCSFKSFPITSFIALRNDAVVGFATYEATSRGYFGPTGVLESERGKGIGRELLVRSMIGLRELGYAYAIIGAAGPTEFYENTLGAIPIPGSTPGAYPARKIME, from the coding sequence ATGCCCGACCTTCTCGTGAAATTGTACGAATTGAACCTCGCCCCGACCGAACTCCCCGGGGTGACGATCCGGAGACCGATGCCCCACGAAATGGGCGTGGTCCGACGGTGGATCGCCCGGACGTTCGGTGAAGGTTGGGGAGAAGAGTTCGTTTGCAGCTTCAAATCGTTCCCGATAACCTCTTTTATCGCCTTGCGGAACGACGCCGTCGTCGGTTTCGCGACGTACGAAGCGACCTCCCGCGGATATTTCGGGCCGACCGGCGTGCTGGAGTCGGAGAGGGGAAAGGGAATCGGCAGGGAACTCCTGGTCCGGTCGATGATCGGCCTTCGGGAACTGGGATACGCCTACGCGATCATCGGGGCGGCGGGGCCGACGGAATTCTATGAAAACACGTTGGGAGCGATACCGATCCCCGGTTCCACCCCGGGGGCCTACCCGGCACGCAAGATAATGGAGTAA
- a CDS encoding type VI secretion system-associated FHA domain protein, whose protein sequence is MIPDAAVAVLAEDVRAAYRSDPAGAAARIERMLGEKLAGASPEEKIAAVREIRGKCGTSRPSTGGPIPAGNVVPEWTRLAALLLGDRVDAANLPPGELSGKLAASLNTVFDSLNAIVGGINTTLLGKQEELETIRFIIGSDLGGRKASGSLQEYLDRIQEAFAVAHRAFQEAAEKKTGELLDELSPENISSKAEGGLKFGPMKKAELWDIYEERFRTVKKALETGKLRESLLREFERSCQKMYKTERKGKP, encoded by the coding sequence ATGATCCCGGACGCGGCCGTCGCCGTGCTGGCGGAAGACGTTCGCGCCGCGTACCGGTCCGATCCGGCCGGAGCCGCGGCGCGGATCGAGCGGATGCTCGGCGAGAAGCTGGCAGGCGCTTCGCCGGAGGAAAAGATTGCCGCGGTGCGGGAGATCCGCGGGAAGTGCGGAACCTCCCGCCCTTCGACGGGGGGACCGATCCCGGCGGGGAACGTCGTGCCGGAGTGGACCCGTCTCGCAGCCTTGCTGCTCGGAGACCGCGTCGATGCGGCGAATCTCCCCCCGGGGGAACTGTCGGGAAAGCTCGCGGCCTCCCTCAACACCGTCTTCGATTCGCTGAACGCGATCGTCGGGGGGATCAACACGACGCTCCTCGGGAAACAGGAAGAACTCGAGACGATCCGTTTCATCATCGGTTCCGACCTCGGAGGGAGGAAGGCTTCCGGCTCCCTGCAGGAGTACCTCGACCGGATCCAGGAGGCGTTCGCCGTGGCCCACCGGGCGTTCCAGGAGGCGGCGGAGAAGAAGACGGGGGAACTGCTCGACGAGCTGTCGCCGGAAAACATCTCGTCGAAGGCCGAGGGGGGGCTCAAGTTCGGCCCCATGAAGAAGGCCGAACTGTGGGACATCTACGAGGAACGGTTCCGGACCGTGAAGAAGGCGCTCGAAACGGGAAAGCTCCGCGAATCGCTGCTGCGCGAATTCGAGCGGAGCTGCCAGAAGATGTACAAGACGGAGAGAAAGGGGAAACCATGA